The genomic region GGACCAGTCGATGGCCACGAACCGCATGGCGCCAGCGTACACAAACAGGAGTATGTGCTAACAGCTATGCACGGGACGCCTCCAGCCCCTGCCCTCTGCGGCCTGCAGTCGGTACCCTGATCTCATGGCAAATCGATTGGCGGACGAGACCAGCCCCTACCTCCTGCAGCACAAGGACAACCCGGTCGACTGGTACCCCTGGGGCGCGGAGGCGTTCGAGAAGGCGCGGGCGGAAGACAAGCCGATCCTCCTCTCGGTCGGCTACTCCGCGTGTCACTGGTGCCACGTCATGGAGCACGAGTCCTTCGAGGACCCGGACGTGGCGCGGCTGATGAATGAGCTGTACGTGAACATCAAAGTGGACCGCGAGGAGCGCCCGGACGTCGACGCCATCTACATGCAGGCAGTGCAAGCGCTCACGGGCCGCGGCGGCTGGCCGATGACGGTCTTCCTGACCCCGGACGGGCGGCCCTTCTACGGCGGCACCTACTACCCGCCGGAGGACCGGCACGGCCTGCCCAGCTTCAGCCGAGTCCTGACGTCGATCGCCCAGGTGTATCGAGCGAACCGCGGCGACGTGGAGAAGGCGGCGGGCCAGATCCAGAGCCAGCTCAGCGCCGTCGAGACCATCAGGCCGGGGAACGACTTGCTGACGGAGGACATCCTGCACGTCGCCTACGGCGCCATCGCCCAGAGCCACGACCGCGTAAACGGCGGCTTCGGTTCTGCGCCGAAGTTCCCGCAGCCGATGACGCTCGACTTCCTGCTGCGCTATCACCACCGCACCAAGAGCCCCGGCGCGCTCGAGATCGTCGAGCGCACCCTGCGACGAATGGCGCTCGGGGGCATGTACGACCAGGTCGGCGGCGGTTTTCACCGCTACGCCACGGACGCCGTCTGGCTCGTCCCGCACTTCGAGAAGATGCTGTACGACAACGCCCTCCTGGCGCGCGTCTATCTGGACGCCTATCGCGTTACGGGATTGGGCTTCTACCGGCGAGTCAGTACGGAGACCCTCGACTATGTCCTGCGGGAGATGACGCATCCGGACGGAGGCTTCTATTCGACGCAGGACGCGGACTCCGAGGGGGCGGAGGGCAAGTTCTTCGTCTGGACGCCAGAGGAAATCGCCGCGGCCCTCGAGGACGACGCCGAGATCATCGCGCGCTACTTCGGAGTCACCGACGAGGGCAACTTCGAAGGGCGCAACATCCTCCATGTCCCCGTGCCGGCGGAGGAGTTCGCGGCCCTCCACGGCATGGAGGAGCAAGACTTTGATGAGGTGCTCCGGCGCGCGAAGGCGAAGCTCTACGAAGCGCGCGAGAGGCGCGTCCACCCGGGACGCGACGAAAAGGTGCTGACGGCGTGGAACGGCATGATGATGCGCTCTCTCGCGGAGGCCGGCGCTCTGCTTGGCTCTGAGCGGTATCTCGAGGCCGCGGCGCGCAACGCCGACTTCATTCTCGCGAACCTGTTCGAAGATGGACGGCTGCTCCGCTCCTGGAAGGACGGGAGGGCGAAACTCCGGGGCTACCTCGAGGATTACGCGCTGCTCATCGACGGCCTGCTTGCCACCTATGAGGCGACTTTCGAGCTGCGCTACCTCCGCCGGGCGCTGGAGCTAGCGGACGACATGGTGCGGCTCTTCTGGGACGATGGCGTCCAGGGCTTCTTCGACACGGCCACGGACCACGAGACCCTCATCGCCCGCCCGCGCGACTTCTTCGACAACGCCACGCCGTCAGGGACCTCCGTTGCCGCGGACGTGATGCTCCGCATCGCCGTCCTCACCGGGGACACCGACCGCGAGCGGCGGGCGGTAGCCTGCCTGCGGGCGCTGGCCCCGGTGGTCCAGCGCGCGCCGAGCGGCTTCGGGCGCCTGCTGACGGCGCTCGACTTCCACCTGCGACCCATTCGGGAGGTGGCGGTGATCTGGCCGGAGCGGCCGGAGCAGGCGCGGCCCATCCTCGACGTGTTGCGCGAGTCGTATCGGCCGGACGTGGTGCTCGCCGGCGCTAGGGAGGGGGAGGGCGGCGACCTCACGCCGCTGCTCGAGGGCCGCGTCGCCGCCGGCGGCCAGGCGACCGCTTACGTCTGCGAGCGTTTCGTCTGCCAGGCGCCGGCCACGGACCCGGACGCGCTTCGCCGCCTCCTGAACGGCGAGACATAAGGGCCGGGCGGCCCTATAATGGGCCTCTCGAAAGGCACTCCGCCGAGCCGGCGTATCGGCTGGCGGCCAGGAGTTCGTCGGTTACGGCCGGGCTGCGCGCCCGGCCTGACAATTTGCCCCGCCGGGCAGGGGCCTGAGGTACGGGACATGGGCGACCGGAAGCGAGCGCAGATC from Dehalococcoidia bacterium harbors:
- a CDS encoding thioredoxin domain-containing protein is translated as MANRLADETSPYLLQHKDNPVDWYPWGAEAFEKARAEDKPILLSVGYSACHWCHVMEHESFEDPDVARLMNELYVNIKVDREERPDVDAIYMQAVQALTGRGGWPMTVFLTPDGRPFYGGTYYPPEDRHGLPSFSRVLTSIAQVYRANRGDVEKAAGQIQSQLSAVETIRPGNDLLTEDILHVAYGAIAQSHDRVNGGFGSAPKFPQPMTLDFLLRYHHRTKSPGALEIVERTLRRMALGGMYDQVGGGFHRYATDAVWLVPHFEKMLYDNALLARVYLDAYRVTGLGFYRRVSTETLDYVLREMTHPDGGFYSTQDADSEGAEGKFFVWTPEEIAAALEDDAEIIARYFGVTDEGNFEGRNILHVPVPAEEFAALHGMEEQDFDEVLRRAKAKLYEARERRVHPGRDEKVLTAWNGMMMRSLAEAGALLGSERYLEAAARNADFILANLFEDGRLLRSWKDGRAKLRGYLEDYALLIDGLLATYEATFELRYLRRALELADDMVRLFWDDGVQGFFDTATDHETLIARPRDFFDNATPSGTSVAADVMLRIAVLTGDTDRERRAVACLRALAPVVQRAPSGFGRLLTALDFHLRPIREVAVIWPERPEQARPILDVLRESYRPDVVLAGAREGEGGDLTPLLEGRVAAGGQATAYVCERFVCQAPATDPDALRRLLNGET